agcccatgcaccacaactactcaaGCTCTCAcacctagagcccaggctctgcaacaagagaagccaccgcacctCAGAAGAGAAGCTGGCACACGGCAACAACAAGGAGcctctgctcgccacaactagagaaagcccgagcacagcaacgaagaccccgcacagccaaaaataaatgaataatttttttcaaaaaggaattTGCAGGTGTTATTGAGTTAAGGGTGTGGACATCAGAGATGATCTGGGGGTGGGTGTCATCACAGGGGTCCtcaaaggagggaggaggaggctcagagtcagagaaggagtTGTGACAAGAGACGCAGAAGCTGGAGTGACGGACATGTTTCAAAGATGGAGGGAGGGGCTGCGAGCCGAGGGATGCAGGCGCCTCTAGCAGCTGGagggcttcgcaggtggtgccagtggtaaaagaacctgcctgccaatgcagatgtaagagatgcaggtttgatccctgggtcaggaagatcccctggaggaagcagggcacagcaacccagGCTTCTTTcgtggagaatgccatggacagaggagcctggcgggctacagtccatagagtcacacagagttggacacaactgaagtgacttagcacacacacacgcacactagAAGCTGGGAAGGCCGAAAACAGACTCCCTCGGAGCCCCTAGGAAGAACATAGGCCTGCCCACGCTTGGATGTTAGCCCACTGAGAGCCATTTTGGACTTCTAACCTCCGAAACTGTTAAGATGATCAATCTGTGTTGCTTAAAGCtgccagagttggacacgactgagcaactgaatggagAGCTGCCAAGTTTGTGGGAATCCATTTCAGCAGCTGCAGGGGATGGATACAGTGAGGGATGACAAGAGGGGGAAAGGCAGGAGAGGCCAAAACagtcccacccctgccccccagccccccagtccacctgcccacccacccaGGCGATGTCAGGGGCTCCCTTCCAGTCTCCTGATGGGCAGCAATGCTGCTTACCTAGCAACCCCCAGGAGCAGGGAGAGGCCCCAGAGGGTGGTGCTCAGTGTCCACCACCGGGCAGAGTCCACGTGGAGGATTTTGGCGTCGGCGGCCCAGGCGACATGTTCACAGGGGTAATAGAGCTGGTCGGCCAGGTTGCTCAGGATAGACACACAGCGGACAAACACATCCTCCTCCTGCAGGAATGGAAGAGTTGGGGCTGGGCCTGCGGTGGGTGGGACCCACAGCAGGACCCACCCACTGTCCATCTCAGGGGCTCGGGCCATACCAGGGGGCAGTCACAGGGCAAGGTCCAGGCCAGGCAGGTTGGCTCATGGCTGGCACTGTGGGAGAAAGGCCTGATTTCTCAGTGTGGTCACCTCTGCTCAGTAGAGCGGCTGGTCTCAACTCCACCGTGCTGTGGGATCCCTGCATGTGTGTGCAAGCTGCTGCAGTCAtgtcctctttgcgaccccatggacgtagcccaacaggctcctcagtctatgggatttcccgggcaagaatactacactgggttgccatttccttctcaaggggcccctcctgacccacggatcaaacagatgtctcctgagtctcctgcattggcaggaagattctttaccactgcaccacctggggcaCCTCAGGGGATGCCTGGGGAGCTTCAAAAACCCCcactcagcccccagccccaggggtGCTGCCGCACCAAGGCTGAGGTGGGCCCTGGCACCAGTAATTAAGTTCCCGGATGATTCCTGTGGAGGACAACCTGGGATGCCCTGCATCAGGGCATTCCTAGTTCCTGGGTATGAGTCTCAGGCTCAGGACCCtgagaggggcaggggagggagcccCGCAGAGAACCCTCTCCAGGCAGAGCGGCTGGCTGGCCTGCTGGGTTGCCACACACCCAGTGCCAGCTTGAGCAGGCACAATGCTCACTACAAGGCTTGGATCACCTCCCCCAGATCAGACAGGGGTGAGCACCCGGCAAGGCAAGGCCGGTTGAGGCTGTAGGAGCCTCTTCCCTGGGCCCCAGGGGCCCCCTCCAGGCCTCCAAGTTGGCCTGGTCCCTGGCCAAGTCCTTCACTTCCCTGCCTGGAACCGTGTCACCCTCGCTGCCCGCCgtgcccttcccctcctctctgtctTCCCTGTTTAGCCCTCTCCTTCCTGGTAGCCGGCTGTGGTCCTGCCTCCCTCTGGATGCTGAACCCCACTccagcctccccatcccatctggGACCTTCTGGGGTGTCCTTCATCCCTCTGTGAGGATGGGGCTCACTCCACCAATGTTTTCTGAGAAGCTGCAAGACCTGGGGCCCTATGCTGGGGAAGAGGTAGGAGCAGAGGGCACTCAACCAAAGAGGGTTCTTGTTCTGGCTAAGGGATATATGAGATGCAGAGAGCCCTCCCCCTCACCTAGGGACTCAGGGGAGTCTTCACAGAAGAGATGGTTGGGGAGACAGTGCAGGGAACATGCCCTCATCAAAGAAGCTGGAGAGATGGGTGTCAACACAGGAGGAAGGCCTAGGCAAACCCTTGAGACTGGGGATAATCAGGCCATGGGCACTGGGGCAGGATGAGGGGGGCATCTGAGCAAGTGAGTTTGGGAGGAGACctctggagggtggggggagggcagggcagcccaGGAAGGGGGCATAACTCAGCCCATCCCCTGGTAGAGCAAGATCACATtccctgctgccccctccccaggtgAGGAGCATCGCTCTAGACCCACTGGTGACATGAGGTTCTGTTGTATCTGCAAGATCTTATAAATAATCTACATGTCCAACAGGGGACCAGTTCAGTAAGTCACCATCCGGCTATACATGTGTACCCTGAGGCCCTAAAGAAGGAAGGAGCttcttttggtttttggtttttgccAAGGCACATGGCTTGAGGGAATGTTAGTTCCTCAAATGGGGATTATACTCAGGCCCTCTGCAGtgaaggggcttctcaggtggtgcagtggtaaagaatctgcctgccaatgcaggagatgcaaaagatgcagattagatccctgggctgggaagatcccctgtaggaggaaatggcaacccactccagtattcttgcctggagaatcccatggacagagaagcctggagggctacagtccatgggggtcgcaaagagttagacacgactgagggcgTACTCTTTcgcggcagtgaaagtgctgagtcctaactgctggaccaccagggaattcccagaaggaCTGATATGGAATGACCTTCAAGTTGCACTGTTCCATGAAAAAAGCAAGTGGCAGAAGAATGTAAATGTCATGTAACTATTGATGTAAGCAAAGCACAGGTGCAGGAAGTCTCATGAAGGAAACACAAGATGCCGAGAGCAGTGGCTGCCTCTGAGGAGGAAAACTGGTGACCCAAGGGTCAGGAAGAAGACTTCTTAATTACATAGTCTTTGGGAATGAGCTAATTTGTTTAACTGAAACTGAAACGAGAACGTCTGATTGtctcaaaaaaaaagtaaaattgaaaaaataataaacagcccATATTGTTGCCTTTGTAAAGGCCAGTCCATAAGATGCCAACTTCCCAGGGTCCGCACCCCCTCCCTGGAGCCCCACACACCCCCGTTACCTCTGCCCCCAGGCCGTACTGCTTAGTGTAGACAAACATGGCCGCATCATCAAAGAGTCGCAGGACGACCCTGCAGTGGCTGAGCTGGGAGGACAGTGCCAACAGGCGCGTCCCCACTTCTGACCTGGCAGGACATTGTTCCACCAGGACCCCGCCCACCAGCTGGCAGCAGTAACCCAGCGTTCGGATCTGCGGGAAACCAGAAGCAGTCAGTAGGACTCAGCCGATCACCCCTGACCTGGCCTCAGGCCTCGGGGGATCAAACAGGAGGAGGACTCTCAATCAAACTCCCAACAGAAAGTTGAAAGGTACTTGTAGGTGGGATACATGGAGACACACGACATCATTGTGCAAAAGGCTCTGGGAGACTGGATTGACAggtatacactattgatactatgtgtaaaacagacaactgggtgtgttagtcgctcagtcatgtctgactcttagagactccatggactgcagcctgccaggctcctctgtccatgaggattctccaggcaagaatactggagtttggaatgcacaggatcttcccaacctaaggattgaatctcgatctcccacattacagacagattctttaccatctgagccactagggaagcccaaaacagataactaatgagaacctactgcatagctcagggaactctagtcaGTTCCTGaatggtgacctgaatgagaaggaAGTCCCGGatggaggagatatatgtatatggatggctgattcattctgctgtatggaagaaactaacacaacattgtaaagcaaccatatactccaataaaaatcaatttttaaaagaaaaggcacTGTGGAGACTCAGGGCATGCCGGCTCATGTCACTGAGTGGCACAGTCTTTGGAGACACGTGATGGGGACGAGAAAAAGAAACCCGCGTATCTTACCTCCTGGATCCTTTCTCCCAGCAGGCAGGAAGGCTATTTGCATCTACCTGGCTGGACCAAAGTCCGTGGCTGGGTTGTGGCTTAGGAAGGTGAGCAGGCCTCAACCCAGTGAACAAAAGGATAATTTGTTTGCATTACTTTAGTGAGAAGGAACCCAGTGGTGATTCCGGAATCAGTGGGTGATCTGGAGCATGGTGAACAGGGTCTGCTTTCCCACTCTTACATCTTTATTTCATCTGCTTTTCACAAGTTGCTTTTTCctgttgttttatatattatttttacttgtAATGCCTTTTCGCATCCTTTGTAATGGCAAAAACACTGCATTTTAAGtccagcttttttgttgttgtttagttgccaagtcgtctccgactctttcgcaaacccatggacagtagcccaccagactcctctgtccatgggatttcccaggcaacaatactggagtggggtgccatttccttctccaggggatttagAACCTGAATACTCAATCAGAGAGGATTTGCCTAGAACCTAAATGCCCAGCCACTGGTACATTCCCTGGTACAACTGGAATGCCTACCTGTAAGAAGTTGATTGGGACAAGCTCAGAGTCCGACCTCAGCGGCCTGGAAGGAACAATCTAAATGCCCAATCTGAGTCGAGTGGAAGCTCAGAACCTAAACATCTAGCCACAGGGAAAGCAGTGCAAAATCTTATATCCCCATATTAGATTTCGACAACCGAGGAACTAACTACAGTGGCTTAGTCTGATCCTAAATGTCCCAACATGGGTTTGTTTGGCCTGGGAATGTCTGGCCAGGCCGAACTGGCCagagcaacctaagtgcccaacTCCAGGGGATTTAGTCAGAACCCAAATGTCCAGCCTTAAAGGGAGCCCTGCCACATCCCAAATCCTTATACAACGTTGTCTGGGACCAACTTCAGTGGTCCGGCTGGATTCAAATGTACAAACGTGAGGATCTGGCTGGTTCTGTAAATTTCCAGTCGTTTGGGGCGGCGGGAAGAACCTACATGTCCACCGCTAGGGGACAGGGCATCTGTCCTGGGGGGAATCCTGAGTGACCCCGCTCCCTCTCTGGCCTCAATGTCCCGGTCTCTGGGTTTTGGCCGGACTCCAGGACCTCTGGCCTCGCTCCACCCCAGCCTCACCAGGCGATCGCGACCCCTATAAGACTCCAGCGCCGACGCCAGATCGCTCAGGGCCACCATAGCGACTCCACCGTGACGACACCGTGAGGTCAGTTCGCCGCGTCAGGGGGCGGGCCTGGCGCAGTGGGCTGCGTTCCTGGGAGCTTTCTGCGCAGGCGCTGGCACGACCCTTTGTCCGGGACTCCGCCCTTTGTCTGCTTCTGGGAGCAAAGCAGTTTGCAGCTTTGGGACTTCTACTTGTGGTTTCTCCCGGCCCCGTGCACCTAGATGGACGGTCTGAGCTCGCTACCCATGTTTTCAAAGTTAACCAgttacacacacgcacacataaagATTCCAAGCAAAAGCACCAACCTGTTTGCTGTGGTCCAAGAagaaagttttctaatttttctgctTCACCCTTTCTGCGTTGTCGTCTTGTCTTTAGAGAGCATGGTTTGCTGTTATGTCCTGTAAGgcagttttaaaaagtcaaggaaactttggggaattccctggtagcctaGTGGTTGGGACGCTCTGCTTGGACTACAGGGGGCGCGAGTTCCATCCGTGTTTCCGcgtgcctgcgtgctcagtcgtccgactctgcggaccccatggacttttgcccgccaggctcctctctccgtgggattttcctggcaagaatactggagtgggttgccatgccctcttccaggggatcttcccaatccaggggtcaaacccgcatctcctgcatctcttgcattgggaggcggattctttaccactgagctacctgggaagcccaagttcctGCACGCGTGCATGAATAAACtagtctcctttaaaaaaaaagaaaaagaaatgcatggaACCGGTCTAGAAGATTAGACAAGAATCTGACAACTGGAATATCCCCAGAGGATAACTGGGTGGCTGATGTTGACTGAAATAAAAACGCACACCATGAGAGCtgtgagtttttgttttattgtgggGTTTACTGAGGGCTATAATCCAAGAGGTCTCAGGAAGAGTTGAGTGGAAGGTCTGCACGTGTGTGATTTTGGAGATTATGTGTAATCAAGCATCCCAGTGGAAAGTTGTTTCTGGTCACAAAGAGCAAATACTgcagttaatgattttagtgcttttctaagtgTGGGAAGATGGACAAGAATCCAGActcataaaatttttttcctgaaaatatcttcACTCTCTGAAGGCCTGTCCTGTCAATTTTCCCAGAGCAGAGAGCCGCTCCTTTCTGATCCTCCACGTGGAACTCTTTCCAGGGGGTGTTAAAGGTCAGTGACTGCAGTGGCCAATGACTCAATCCTTGTGGAGCCAGATGGCCAGCCATTAGTCATCACTGGGAGGAGATTGAATGTTCACCTTTGTACTGTTTTGTAGTCTTTGAATTTTGTGCCATCTGCATGGACTAGccggaaaaaaaaatcaaagacactattttttgtttgacttagtatgaatagaatgctagatttctattttatattcaaaactttgatatagttccatgtattttggcatctactattactgctaaaagtctagaaagtttattatcttagtgatttaaaaaaatttttcaaagaggcttgaaacttctaatccaattctgagaatataaaaaaatactatGTTGTAAAAAAATCAAAGCACAGGGAATTAACATGTGATACACTATTATTAACTAATacacagattttgttcaaatttcacagaaTTGTGTGTTAGTGTgcatttgttttcataccttattcaagattccacattATATTTAGTTccattgagcagcttcagctgcatgcaacaaattctggtaaattctttttcattttattctatcacaaatattttctaattttccttgttatggcttttTAGATTCACCCATCATTTAAAattggacatttaatttccaaatacatacccactccagtattcttgggcttcccttgtggctcgactggtgaagaatccacctgcaatgcgggagacctgggttcgatccctgggttgggaagatgccctggagaagggaacagctaccctctccagtattctggcctggagaattccacggactgtatagtctgtggggtcgcaaagagtcagacacgactgagcgactttcagccTCACTCATATAGCAAAAAGTTCACCATTTTAAGATGTCCAATTctgtggcatttagtacattcacgtGTCATACAGACGTCCCACCTTGatagttttcaaatgttttcatcacCCTCAAAAGAACCTTGTCACTCTTTCATGCAGTCACACTATTCCTCCTCCCCCAGTCTCTAGCAACCACCATCTGCTGTCTGTGTCTActgatttacctattctggacatttcttaTACATAGAATCATGTAACATGTGAACAtttgggtctggcttctttcactgaccCTGTTTTTTAAGTTCTCCACATTGTGCATGTCTCAATAGTACTTAATTCCTTtcgtggctgaataatattccgtgCTCTGGCTACATCATATTTTTATCTGCTCATTGGttggtggacacttgggttgtttctacctctttttgtttgttttttttgctacactgggtctttgttgctgctcgaggcctttctctagttgcaacaagcaggggctactctctagttgcagtgcgagggctcctcactgcagcggcctctcttgtttcagagcaccagttagaactgtaGCACGccgctcagtagttgcggctcacggGCTTTGTTGCCCCTGAGCGTGTTGCCCTTCGgaaacttcctggaccagggatcgaacccgtgtccttggcattggcaggcgttttcctaaacactggacctccagggaagcctcgtttccaccttttgactcttgtgaacagtgctgctgtgaacatggtcTACGTGTACTTGTTCtagtccctgctttcagttcctACCTAGGACTAGAATTGCCGGGCCGTTCTACtatgtttgactttttaaaaaaatatttgtttgtttatttggctgtgccaggtcttaattgtggcacgcaaactcttagttgcagcatgtgagatatagttccctgacaaaggatcgaacttgggccccctgcattgggaatgcagagtcttagccactggaccaccagggaagtccccatgtttGACTTGATGAGGAACCATTAGACCATTTTTcacaatggctgcaccattttacattcccacccacaatgcacaagggttccaatttctccacattcttgccaacacttggactattcattttaataatacattttatttaacccaacatGCAAAAATATTGTCATGCCAGCTTGGGATCCGTCCAGACTAATGTACACACATTATACCCCCTAATCCTCTCACCTCCATTCTTTTCTCATAGTTCATCAGCTTTCTTTGTCCTCTTCTTAGTCAATTCAGGAAATTCCTCTACATACATTCCTCCTTTGCAAGATTGCATCTGCTCTCCTATTTTTCCCAAggctaaaataataaataaggctCAAGGAAAGATAAGCTGGCTTACCAGTAAGGAGACACCCAAGAGCTCATCTCCTGCTGACtctgaagtggtatctcactgtggttttgttttgcatcACTAATGATGCTGACTGGTTtccttttttaagaaacaaatacaTTTCCTCTTGATTTAGACACATATTACTCATCCAGCCTGATTCACTCATATCCAACCATGTTGCCTTTGTCCTGTTCCTTGAAGTTCCAGCCCACACCAACCTCAGGACTTTTGCACATGCTGTTGGCTCTGCCTGGAAGGCTCTCCTTCCAGATACTCGTCTGGCTCCCTCCCACACTTCCTTTTCAGATATACTCAACTGTCATTCTCCTCTGggaccacacacacatacccctaggcacttcctcagagaaggcaatggcaccccactccagtactcttgcctggaaaatcccatggatggaggagcctggtaggctgcagtccatggggtcactaaaagttggccaccactgagcgacttcactttcacttttcactttcatgcattggagaaggaaatggcaacccactccagtgttcttgcctggagaatcccagagatgggagagcctgatgggcttccgtctacggggtcgcacagagtcggacatgactgacgtgacttagcagcagcagtagcaggcacTTCCTGCCCGCTTTTCTTGCtaccttattttcctttttagcttGTAACAGTACTTAACATGACTGCGTatgttacttcttctttttctttctttaatatggCTGTGCCAGGTGTTAGTTgcgacacgtgggatcttcaatcttcactgCAGGATGcgggatttttagttgcagcaggtgggacctagttctctgaccaggaatcaaaccggagtcCCCCTCATTGAcagcatggagttttagccactggaccaacagagaagtccctatgttgcttcttaacctgtgtgtgcatgctcagtcactcagtcatgtacaattctttaagaccccatggactgtagcccgccaggctcctctgtccacgggattctccaggcaagaatactggagcaggttgccatgccttcctccaggggatcttcctgacccagggatcgaacccacatctcttatttctcctgcactggcaggagggttcttgaccactagcaccacctgggaagcccccgacatcctgcaactaaaaaaaaaaatcccacatgcctcatcgaagatcaaagatcctacaactaagacccagagcaggcaaatatataaacatttaaacacacacacatacatacatacatacatactgcaGGAAAAATTGAAGCCAAGCCCAAGGCCTACAAAGGGAAGGAGACCTTGGGCTGCAGACTGGCCAGATCCCTTCTCCTGAGCCTGTACTGTCCCCATGGTCCTTGTAAGAGCACACCACATTTCTTTGATGCCTACTGTGTGCCGAGCCCTGTTTTAGGCACCAAAGAGACAGCAGTGAGCCTGGCAGGCAGCCCTGCCCTCCCAGTGTCCATCACCGTCTGGTTAGGGCTCAGCTTGACCTTTGGGAAAGCGACAGGAGCTGGCGTGGCATTCACGGCTGGCCTTGTGGTTGCTAGGAGCTGGCCTGGAGCTCACTTGCAGTCGGGCGCTGGTGTTCTCCTGCTGGACACAGATAATTTC
The nucleotide sequence above comes from Bos indicus isolate NIAB-ARS_2022 breed Sahiwal x Tharparkar chromosome 7, NIAB-ARS_B.indTharparkar_mat_pri_1.0, whole genome shotgun sequence. Encoded proteins:
- the PEX11G gene encoding peroxisomal membrane protein 11C isoform X1, coding for MVALSDLASALESYRGRDRLIRTLGYCCQLVGGVLVEQCPARSEVGTRLLALSSQLSHCRVVLRLFDDAAMFVYTKQYGLGAEEEDVFVRCVSILSNLADQLYYPCEHVAWAADAKILHVDSARWWTLSTTLWGLSLLLGVARSLWMVLKLRHRLRNPPEAFTSRLTRGKRRTVETQICSEVLTLLSNLADLANAVHWLPPGVLWAGRFPQWLVGLLGTLSSLLSVYQAVQAGGQANATP